In a genomic window of Streptomyces pristinaespiralis:
- a CDS encoding polyamine aminopropyltransferase — protein sequence MIDRPQTSPPQDMVLLPVRPDSGRHLVLAAVFVCAACGLVYELELVALATYLIGDSVTQASVVLSVMVFAMGIGSLLAKRMRCRAAVGFGLLEAALALVGGSSAMVLYASFAWFGGSGVPLVLFSLTIGILIGAELPLLMSLIQRISRRDADGTVADLFAADYVGALVGGLAFPFLLLPWLGELTGALVTGAVNAVAGGALVLWLFRRDLTPRWRTRLLTLNILVVAVLAGATVMVDDFERAARRAVYGSDVRVAVRTGVQEVVVTDGPSRPPDLFLNGRLKVRGADEHRYHEALVHPAMRGPHDRVLILGGGDGLAAREVLRYADVRSVTLVELDPGVVGLARSDPALVALNDDAYDDPRMRVVTADAFSWLREHEGTYDVIVCDLPDPGITASTKLYSQEFYGLAGRVLADGGRLVVHAGPTGRPHTYWTVDATLRAAGFGTTPYRVRGSEAGVAGGPARFRAGADAATDWGLLIAAEGHAPQLGIGADAPRLRSEVEDTLTQDTYAAERTRLTGLLPSTLVHPRYTR from the coding sequence ATGATCGACCGGCCGCAGACCTCGCCGCCCCAGGACATGGTGCTGTTGCCCGTGCGTCCCGACTCCGGCCGCCATCTGGTGCTCGCCGCGGTCTTCGTCTGCGCCGCCTGCGGTCTGGTCTACGAACTGGAACTCGTCGCGCTCGCCACGTACTTGATCGGGGACTCCGTCACCCAGGCGTCCGTGGTCCTGTCGGTGATGGTGTTCGCGATGGGCATCGGATCGCTGCTGGCCAAACGGATGCGCTGCCGGGCCGCGGTGGGCTTCGGACTGCTGGAAGCGGCACTGGCGCTGGTCGGCGGCAGTTCGGCCATGGTGCTCTACGCGTCCTTCGCCTGGTTCGGCGGATCCGGGGTGCCGCTGGTGCTCTTCAGCCTGACCATCGGCATCCTGATCGGCGCGGAGCTGCCGCTGCTGATGTCGCTGATCCAGCGCATCTCCCGGCGGGACGCGGACGGCACCGTCGCCGACCTGTTCGCCGCGGACTACGTGGGGGCGCTCGTCGGCGGGCTGGCGTTCCCGTTCCTGCTGCTGCCGTGGCTGGGGGAACTCACCGGGGCGCTGGTGACGGGCGCGGTCAACGCCGTGGCCGGCGGGGCGCTGGTGCTGTGGCTGTTCCGCCGTGACCTCACACCGCGCTGGCGGACCAGGCTGCTCACCCTCAACATCCTCGTGGTGGCGGTGCTGGCCGGCGCCACCGTCATGGTCGACGACTTCGAACGGGCGGCCCGCCGGGCGGTCTACGGCTCCGATGTGCGGGTCGCCGTGCGCACCGGTGTCCAGGAGGTCGTGGTCACCGACGGGCCTTCCCGGCCGCCGGACCTCTTCCTGAACGGGCGGCTGAAGGTGCGGGGCGCGGACGAGCACCGCTACCACGAAGCGCTCGTCCACCCCGCCATGCGCGGTCCGCACGACCGGGTGCTGATCCTCGGCGGCGGTGACGGGCTGGCGGCCCGTGAGGTGCTGCGGTACGCCGATGTCCGGTCGGTGACCCTCGTCGAGCTCGACCCGGGAGTCGTCGGGCTGGCCCGCAGCGATCCGGCACTCGTGGCGCTGAACGACGACGCGTACGACGACCCGCGGATGCGGGTCGTCACGGCGGACGCCTTCTCCTGGCTGCGTGAGCACGAGGGCACGTACGACGTGATCGTCTGCGACCTGCCCGACCCGGGCATCACGGCGAGCACCAAGCTCTACTCGCAGGAGTTCTACGGGCTGGCCGGGCGGGTCCTGGCGGACGGCGGACGGCTCGTGGTCCACGCAGGGCCGACCGGGCGGCCCCATACGTACTGGACGGTCGACGCGACCTTGCGGGCGGCCGGTTTCGGTACGACCCCGTACCGGGTCCGCGGGTCGGAGGCGGGGGTGGCGGGCGGCCCTGCGCGGTTCAGGGCGGGGGCGGACGCGGCCACGGACTGGGGACTGCTGATCGCGGCCGAGGGGCACGCACCGCAACTCGGGATCGGCGCGGACGCGCCGCGGCTGCGCTCGGAGGTCGAGGACACGCTCACGCAGGACACGTACGCGGCCGAGCGCACCCGGTTGACGGGTCTGCTGCCCTCGACGCTGGTCCACCCGCGCTACACGCGCTGA
- a CDS encoding DUF2617 family protein, whose protein sequence is MLTTIDTAYTDTRADDLAWALGREPLPALAVLDLELSGSKLQLRLLGASHQVLLEEKKGTCSETVACIPGSSTPLPLGVAKRLGDWEYEFAARVETLSQRSFAGRAQELLALVADHPHGLAGTFPGSPHAFTAMVAQSGEGQARWRTWHAYPQEGRLVVTRTRVGFVARGSQNARGMRHPDPHPEHSGL, encoded by the coding sequence ATGCTCACGACCATCGATACCGCCTACACCGACACCCGGGCCGACGACCTCGCCTGGGCGCTCGGCCGGGAGCCGCTCCCGGCCCTGGCCGTCCTCGACCTCGAACTGTCCGGCTCAAAGCTGCAGTTGAGGCTGCTGGGCGCCTCCCACCAGGTGCTGCTCGAGGAGAAGAAAGGCACCTGTTCGGAGACCGTCGCCTGCATCCCCGGCAGCAGCACACCGCTGCCCCTCGGGGTGGCGAAGCGGCTCGGCGACTGGGAGTACGAGTTCGCGGCCCGTGTCGAGACGCTCTCCCAACGCTCGTTCGCGGGCCGGGCCCAGGAGTTGCTGGCTCTCGTCGCGGACCACCCCCACGGTCTCGCCGGCACGTTCCCCGGCTCCCCGCACGCGTTCACCGCGATGGTGGCGCAGAGCGGTGAGGGGCAGGCGCGTTGGCGGACCTGGCACGCGTACCCGCAGGAGGGCCGGCTGGTGGTCACGCGTACGCGCGTCGGCTTCGTGGCACGCGGGTCGCAGAACGCGCGGGGCATGCGCCACCCCGATCCCCACCCCGAGCATTCCGGTCTGTAG